TTCCCACTTTTTCGTTAAAAGCCTTTGCTATATTGACAGACTCCTGACCAGTCATTGAGTCGATAACAAAGAGAGTTTCATCTGGATTAACTTCATCTTTTATTCTTTTTGCCTCATCAAGCATCTCTTCATCAATGTGAAGTCTTCCTGCAGTATCAACGATAAGAACATCATAATCTTCTTCCTTAGCTACTTTAAGAGCATCCTTGGCTATCTTAACAGCGTCTTTCTCGTTTTCCTCTAGGAAAACAGGAACTCCTATCTTATCTCCAAGCTTTTTAAGCTGAAGCATCGCTGCTGGTCTGTAGACGTCACATGAAGTAAGAAGAACTTTTTTCCCTTCTTTTTTGAGGTAGTTTGCAAGCTTTCCTGCTGTTGTGGTTTTACCAGAACCCTGGAGACCAATCAAAAGTATTACAGAAGGTTTACTTTTTAGGTTTAACTTTTGGTTTTCTCCCCCTAAAACCTCTACAAGTTCATCGTGAACAATTTTTACAAGCTGCTGTGCAGGGTTAACTCCTTTTATAACTTTAGCTCCAAGAGCTTTTTCTCTTATATCCTTTATGAAATTTGAAACAACTTTGTAGTTTACATCTGCCTCAAGAAGGGCAAGTTTTATTTCTCTTAAACCTTTATCAAGAGTTTCCTCATCTATCCTTCCCTTTCTTCCAATTCTTTCTATTGCAGCTTGCACTTTTTCAGCTAAGGCGTCAAACATTAATTACCTCCTCTATAAAACTTTTTCGTCCAATGGAATTTCCAATCCTGCAAATACTTCTATAAAGTTATCCTTCCATTCCTCCTTGAAAATCTCTATTCCTTTTTCACCTGTGCAGTGGCAAGGAGCAACAAAAGATGCAAATTCCTTGAGTTTTTGCGCAATCTCCTTAATTTCCTTATCTCCTAACTTGTAAAGATGAAATCCTCCTATTATCAAAAACAGTTTTTCACCCACAACTTGAGTTGCTTTCTTGGCAATTTCTAGAATTCCTGGATGACTGCAACCAACAAGTAGAACGTAACCGTTCACAGTACTAACCAAAAGGGACTGTTCCACTCTCGGACTAGGAATTCCGGTTTCCATTGGCTTTAAAGCGATAGTTCTATCCGAAATATAAGTCGTAGAGGAAATAGGAACACAAACTACCCCTTCTGGAAGCTTTTCTTCAAAGTTTTGAACCTCTTCTTCAGGAATGAAAATATCAAAGCTTTTATTTTCATTTAAAATGAAGGGAAGACCTCCCACGTGATCCCAGTGATTGTGAGAAATGAAAACAGCATCTATTTCCCTGGGGGCTATACCAAAATTTTCCATGTTTCTTTTCAAAATTTCTGGTTTTGCTCCTGTATCAAATAGGAGGTTTTCTTCACTAAGTTCCACAAAAATTGAAAGTCCCCAATCACCTGCAAATTCATCATTTCCTCTGTTGTCATAAATTACCTTTAAGTTTTCCATCTTCCACCGTACCCCTAAAAGTTTTTGACTATATTTTAAGATTAAAAGTCTAAAGAAGATATTGCCCGGGTGGCGGAACTGGCAGACGCGCAGGATTCAGGATCCTGTGCCCTCGGGGCGTGCGGGTTCGAATCCCGTCCCGGGCACCAAGTTGAATAAAAGTTTACCTTTTAAAACCCAAAGTATATAATAACTTAACTAATACTTAACCTAAAAACATAGGGTTAGAAATGGGCATATATAAAGAGGGAAATAAAGAAATACACTTAAAAATTGTTTATTGGGGATCTGAAAACTCAGGAAAGACAGAGAACATACTTAAGTTAAGCGAAATTTTGAAATATAAAGGGGAAATAATTACTCTCTCTACCGAAGAAGGAAAAACCATCTATTTTGACTTTTTCAGTCCTACAGTTAGCCTTCAAAACGGGGTAAAAGTTAAGTTCCTTCTCTACACTTCCTCAGGAAGAAAGAACGCAGAAGCAAACAGAGGACTGGTTATAGATGGCACAGATGGAATAGTATTCGTTGTAGACTCTGAAAAGGATAGAATTAAAGACAATAAAGACTCTTTTGAGGAATTAAAAACTGTCTTAAAAAAGAAGAACTTGGAAAACATTCCAATTATTGTTCAGTATAACAAGAGAGATTTACCTTCAGCACTTCCTGTAGAGGTATTAAGAAAAGAGCTTGAATTAGAAGGATACGAAGAAGTAGAGGCTATTGCAAAAGACGGGAAAGGAGTTGAAGAAACGTTTAAAAAGATAGCAAAATTAAGTTTAAAAGCTTTTCTTAAGAAGATACAGCTTAAGGAAGAAGATTTGGGGAACTGCTGTAGCTAAATAATTTTAGTAGTCTTTCTCTATAACTTTTGATAGGTAAAGGAGGTAATTCCTTTCCGTTTATATTTTTAACCCTTGCTATATCGTACCTTGCACTTACGATAAAAACTTCATCAGCAAGAAAGAGATCCTTTAAAGTGTAAAAACCTTCAAAGACGGGAACTCCCATCTGTCTTAAAGTTTTTATTAAAAACGATCTTCTCGTTCCAGATAAGCACCCTGTTCTTAAAGAAGGGGTAAAGAAAATACCGTTTTTTACAAAAAAAATATTAGCAAACGCTGTTTCAGACACAAAACCGTTTACGTCTAAAAGTAAAGCTTCGTCTCCTCCCCTTTCTTTTGCTTTTTCAAGAGCGTAAAGAGAGTCCATAATGTCTACTTTCTTGTGTAAGGATAAGGGTGAGAAGTTTCTCCTTATATCATCTATAAGGATAAGGGATACTTCCTCTTTTTTCTCACAAACTCGGGACGAAACTTCATAACTTCCGTCCTTAAAGATCGTTAAACGAACAAGTGAAACGGGGAAGCTTGCGTTTTTTTCAATCTCTTCTTTAAATTCTTCAAAGCTTAGTGAGAAAGGAATCTTTAAAACTTTTGCACTTCTTTTTATCCTTTTGTAATGGTGGTCTATGAGAACAGCCTTTCCGTTTTCTACTCTAACGGTTTCAAAAATTCCAAAGTATTTCATAGCCTTAACCTTAAGTGTTTTTCAAAAACGGTATTTATAACATATAGGTTTCTAAGGGAAATCTTTTCATTTTTCACTTTTGAGAAAGGTTCCTTTGCAAGTCTTATGGAGAGTTTTGAGAGAAAAACATTCCAAGGAACTATTTCTTCACTCTTATTTTTGCACTTTTGACACAAAACCCCACCTTTTGAAAACGAGAATATAACTATCCTTGAATTTCCACAATCTATACATTTGGTAAGTGCTGGAAAGATACCCTCAATGAAAGAAAACTTTAAAAGAAACATTGTGTAGGCAAGTTCAAATGAATCCTCTACTAAAAAGTAGTTATCTATCAGTTTAAACAGTTTTTCATTTCTTGGAAGCTCTCGAAAGATTAAAAGCTTTGATATCCTTGAAAGGTAATAAAACTGTTCTAAACTTTGCGGAAAGTGGTGTCTTACCAAGAAAGCTTCCTGTAGTTCCCACTTTTCTCCCTTTTGAAGAACTAAAAAACGACTAAGGGAAAAAAGGTCAAGTTTGAGGGGGAAATCCCCCCTCTTAGTTTTGGCAATAAAATCCACTTTTCCTAACTTATCTGTGTAGGCTGTAATTATTTTTAGTTTATTTCCTAATAGCTTAGAACGTAGGATAAAACCTTTAAGTTCCATCAAACATTAAACCTAAAGTATATTATGTCTCCGTCCTGTACTTCGTAATCTTTACCTTCTAATCTCATTAATCCTTTTTCCTTACAAGCCTGCATAGAACCTTCTCTTATAAGGTCTTCATACTTTATAACCTCAGCCCTGATGAAACCTCTTTCAATGTCTGAGTGGATTTTTCCAGCGGCTTGGGGAGCTTTTGTTCCTTTCTTAATAGTCCAAGCCCTTACTTCTTGTTCACCAGCAGTAAAGAAAGTAATAAGGTTAAGAAGCTTATATCCTTCCCTTATTACTATGTTAAGACCTGGTTCTTCCATTCCAAGTTCCCTTAAGAACTCCTCTTTCTCCTCTCCTTCAAGTTCTGTAAGCTCTGCTTCCACTTTTGCGCAAATCTTTACAAGGGGAGCTTTCTCTTTCTCTGCAATTTTTCTAACCTTCTTAACGTATTCGTTATCTTCTAAAAGCCCTTCTTCATCAACGTTTGCTATGTACATAACCGGCTTTGCCGTCAAAAGAGCAAGTTCTTTTACAACTCTTTTTCCTTCGTCATCTAAACTTTCCATATATGGATAAATCCTCTCTCCTCTTTCAAGTATTTCCTTAAGTTTTTCTAAGGCTTCAACCTCAGCTCTCGCTTTCTTGTCTCCAGCTTTTGCTTGCTTTGAAACCTTGCTTAGTCTTTTCTCCACACTTTCGAGGTCTTTCAAAACAAGTTCTAAATTAATTGTTTCAATATCTCTCTCAGGGTCAGCGCTTCCATCTACGTGGACAACATTTTCATCTTTGAAACATCTTACAACGTGCGCAATAGCATCAACATTTCTAATATTTGCTAAAAACTGATTCCCAAGCCCTTCTCCTCTGCTTGCACCCTTTACAAGCCCCGCAATGTCAACAAATTCTATAGTGGTAGGAGTAATCTTCTGAGGTTTCACGATCTCCGCTATCTTGTAAAGTCTTTGGTCGGGAACTTCAACTACTCCAACGTTTGGTTCAATGGTACAGAAAGGGTAATTTGCAGCTTGAGCTTTCTGTGAGTTTGTCAAAGCATTAAAGAGTGTAGATTTTCCAACGTTCGGTAATCCTACTATTCCACAGCTCAGTCCCATAACCTCTCTCCAAAGTCTAGATTTTTTTTAAGGTCAAAAATAAGACTTTATAGTTTATAGGAAACTTTCCATTTTCTGAAAACAGTTCATAAAACCTTTTAATGAGTCTTTTATTTACCCTTCCTCTTCTAAAAGGGTTTTTTGCTCCTATCCCATTAACATACTTTACAGCCTCCTTTGGTGAATTAAACAAAGCGACAAAATCTTTCCGTTCAAACTCTAAAAGTTTGAACCTTACTCTACTAAAAGAGTTAAAAATTTCGCTTTCCGTTGGAAACTCGAAAAGTACATCATCTTCGTTGAAAACTTCACGGTAAGCTTTTTTCCAAGCCGATAAAAGTTTTCCAAGACTTCCCTTTACTGGAGTGGAAATAAGAGCTACTCCGTGATATTCAAGAACCCGATTGATTTCTCTAAATCCTTTCTCTAAATCCATCCATTGAAGGGCAAAGTTGGAAAAAACTATACCGAAAGATTCGTCTTTGAAAGGTAAAAATTCAGCATCCCCGCAACAAGTGGTTAAACCTTTTTTTCTACACTCCTTACACATTCCAAAGGAAATATCTAGAGTAATAACTTTCCCAAACTTTTGTGAAAGCTTTCCCGTTCCAGCACCAAGATCAAGAATAGGTTTAAGACCTGAAAAGAGTTTGAGTCTTTTAGAAAGCAATTCCCCCGCTTTTAACTGCAGGAAGGCAAACCTTTCATAATTTTTAACAGACTTTGAAAAGTTTTTTCTAATCCTGTCTTTCATGATGGTGTAGAATATAAACCTAATGTCCTTTGGAGTCCAAAATGGAATGGATAAAAAGGAGAAAGACAAAAACCGTTTATGTGGGTAATGTTCCAATAGGAAGTGAATACAAAATCGTTGTCCAATCAATGACAAATACTTTTACAGAAGATGTCAAAGCCACCGTATTCCAAATAAAAGAACTTGAAAGAGTCGGATGCGAAATAGTTAGAGTTGCAGTACCAACGAAAGAAGCTGCAAAAGCTTTAAAGGAAATAAAGAGAGAGATTTCTATTCCTATTGTTGCCGATATCCATTTTGACTATAAACTTGCCCTTTACTCAATAGAAAATGGAGCGGACTGTATAAGGATAAACCCAGGAAATATAGGAGAAGATTGGAAAGTTAAAGAGATAATAAAACTTGCAAAAGAAAAAGGCATTTCTATAAGGGTTGGGGTAAATTCCGGTTCAATTCCGAAAAGCATTTTAAGTAAGTACGGAAAACCTTCTGGAGAAGCTCTAGCTGAAACAGCTTTGAATTACGCAAAGTTTTTTGAAGACAACGATTTCCAAAACTTAAAGTTTTCTTTAAAAGGGTCTAGCGTGAAAACTACTGTTATTGCCAATAAGATCTTTGCTTCTTCTACCGATTACCCTATTCATATAGGAATAACAGAAGCTGGAACTTTACTTTCTGGAGCGGTAAAGTCAGCTGTAGGGGTTGGAATACTTCTCTTTGAAGGTATAGGAGATACTATAAGAATTTCTTTGTCTGCCCATCCGAAGGAAGAGGTAAAGGTAGCTTACAAAATCTTGAGATCTCTTGGTCTGAGGGAAAGGGGAGTAGAGATAATTTCCTGTCCAACTTGTGGAAGATGTATGGTAGATGTGGAAAAAATAGCTAAAGAAGTCGAGAATAAGCTTGAACATATAGAAGTTCCTCTAAAAGTAGCAGTAATGGGTTGTGCAGTAAACGGTCCTGGAGAGGCAAAGTTTGCCGATGTTGGAATTGCAGGAGCTAAGGACTACTTCCTACTCTTTGTCAAAGGAAAAGTAATAGATAAATTTCCACAAAAATTTGCTTTAGATAGACTCTTAGAAGAAGTTGAAAAGTTAGCGAGGGAAAAATGCTAAAAACATCGGTTTTCATTGAAGATTTAAAACTCTTTGTAAAGTGTGGAGTTTTTGAAGAAGAAAGGAACTTAGGTTTAGAGGTTTTGATTGATGTCAAGGTAGAAGCTAAAGATTTTATAGATTATCAGGAACTTTTTGGCACTATTGTTGATGTAGCAAAAGGTAAGTTTATCTACCTTGAAGACTTTGGAAAGGATATCATAGAAAAGATAAAGTCAAAATGGAAGGCTGAAAAGATTTCTATAAGAATTTCTAAACTAAGTGTTCCTTTTCAAAACTCTTTTAAAAGAGCTGGTATAGAGATAATATGGGAAGGCCAAGAATGAAGATAGAATGCGAAATACTTCAAAAAATTAGGGAACATAATCGAGTTTCAAACGAAGAATTAAAACTGATAACTACTATAGCTAAAGAGGAATTAAAGTTTCTCGTACGCAATAATATTCCTATAACTCCCGAGAACTATGCCCTTTGGTTTGAAATATTTTGCTACATAGTCAAAAATAATCTAAAGCTTTCAGACGTAGAAATCATAAAGCTGTTTAAGGCTAAATACCCAACAGTTAAGTCTGTAGAAAATTTTCTAGTTAAGATAGATCCAGAAGACGATAGGAAGCTGATTCACGAAATAGCTAAGGAGATAACGGAAGAAGTAGAAGAACTTTTGGAAATTTTAGACGAACATCAGAAAAGCTTAAAAGACAAGGAAGTCTCCATGAAGGAGATAAAGGAAACCATAGAGGATAGAACGGTAAAAGGAATGTTAAGTGAAGTTCTCGATGAGTTGAAAAAGATAAGGGAACAGAATGACCAGCTTAAGAAAAAGTTGGAAGAGTCGAACCAAAGGATAAAGAAGCTCTCCGATGAACTCGAAAAATCTAGAAGAGAAGCTTCCCTTGACTTTCTAACACAAGTTGCGAATAGAGCAAGCTTTGATAGAGCCATTATCGATATGGTGAAGGATTTTTATGAAAAGAACTATCCTTTTGCTCTTTTAATGATTGATATCGATAACTTCAAGAAAATTAATGATAACTACGGTCATCAAGTTGGTGATTACGTTTTGAAAGAAGTAGCAAAAACTATAAAGGAAAACTTAAGAGCAAGAGATCTTGTTGCAAGGTACGGCGGTGAAGAATTCGCAGTTCTTTTACCAGGGGTTTCTTTTGGACAATCTGTCCAGATCGCGGAAAGGATAAGGAAAGGGGTAGAGAAAAAACTTTTCGAATGCAAGGATAA
The sequence above is a segment of the Desulfurobacteriaceae bacterium genome. Coding sequences within it:
- the ffh gene encoding signal recognition particle protein translates to MFDALAEKVQAAIERIGRKGRIDEETLDKGLREIKLALLEADVNYKVVSNFIKDIREKALGAKVIKGVNPAQQLVKIVHDELVEVLGGENQKLNLKSKPSVILLIGLQGSGKTTTAGKLANYLKKEGKKVLLTSCDVYRPAAMLQLKKLGDKIGVPVFLEENEKDAVKIAKDALKVAKEEDYDVLIVDTAGRLHIDEEMLDEAKRIKDEVNPDETLFVIDSMTGQESVNIAKAFNEKVGMDGIVLTKMDSDARGGVALSVKGVTGKPIKFAGVGEKIDDFEPFHPDRIASRILGMGDIVSLVEKAQQVIDEKEALSMQEKLLSGEFTLEDFRQQLRMIQRLGPIQQLIRMIPGLSSQKVLKQLEKAIDDKKLKRIEAIINSMTPEERRNHAIINASRKRRIARGSGTSVKEVEELLKQFAQMKMAMKQMRKMQKKLAKKGGRFPFPFM
- a CDS encoding MBL fold metallo-hydrolase, translated to MENLKVIYDNRGNDEFAGDWGLSIFVELSEENLLFDTGAKPEILKRNMENFGIAPREIDAVFISHNHWDHVGGLPFILNENKSFDIFIPEEEVQNFEEKLPEGVVCVPISSTTYISDRTIALKPMETGIPSPRVEQSLLVSTVNGYVLLVGCSHPGILEIAKKATQVVGEKLFLIIGGFHLYKLGDKEIKEIAQKLKEFASFVAPCHCTGEKGIEIFKEEWKDNFIEVFAGLEIPLDEKVL
- a CDS encoding GTPase domain-containing protein, which codes for MGIYKEGNKEIHLKIVYWGSENSGKTENILKLSEILKYKGEIITLSTEEGKTIYFDFFSPTVSLQNGVKVKFLLYTSSGRKNAEANRGLVIDGTDGIVFVVDSEKDRIKDNKDSFEELKTVLKKKNLENIPIIVQYNKRDLPSALPVEVLRKELELEGYEEVEAIAKDGKGVEETFKKIAKLSLKAFLKKIQLKEEDLGNCCS
- a CDS encoding aminotransferase class IV: MKYFGIFETVRVENGKAVLIDHHYKRIKRSAKVLKIPFSLSFEEFKEEIEKNASFPVSLVRLTIFKDGSYEVSSRVCEKKEEVSLILIDDIRRNFSPLSLHKKVDIMDSLYALEKAKERGGDEALLLDVNGFVSETAFANIFFVKNGIFFTPSLRTGCLSGTRRSFLIKTLRQMGVPVFEGFYTLKDLFLADEVFIVSARYDIARVKNINGKELPPLPIKSYRERLLKLFSYSSSPNLLP
- the recO gene encoding DNA repair protein RecO — its product is MELKGFILRSKLLGNKLKIITAYTDKLGKVDFIAKTKRGDFPLKLDLFSLSRFLVLQKGEKWELQEAFLVRHHFPQSLEQFYYLSRISKLLIFRELPRNEKLFKLIDNYFLVEDSFELAYTMFLLKFSFIEGIFPALTKCIDCGNSRIVIFSFSKGGVLCQKCKNKSEEIVPWNVFLSKLSIRLAKEPFSKVKNEKISLRNLYVINTVFEKHLRLRL
- the ychF gene encoding redox-regulated ATPase YchF, with product MGLSCGIVGLPNVGKSTLFNALTNSQKAQAANYPFCTIEPNVGVVEVPDQRLYKIAEIVKPQKITPTTIEFVDIAGLVKGASRGEGLGNQFLANIRNVDAIAHVVRCFKDENVVHVDGSADPERDIETINLELVLKDLESVEKRLSKVSKQAKAGDKKARAEVEALEKLKEILERGERIYPYMESLDDEGKRVVKELALLTAKPVMYIANVDEEGLLEDNEYVKKVRKIAEKEKAPLVKICAKVEAELTELEGEEKEEFLRELGMEEPGLNIVIREGYKLLNLITFFTAGEQEVRAWTIKKGTKAPQAAGKIHSDIERGFIRAEVIKYEDLIREGSMQACKEKGLMRLEGKDYEVQDGDIIYFRFNV
- a CDS encoding methyltransferase domain-containing protein — encoded protein: MKDRIRKNFSKSVKNYERFAFLQLKAGELLSKRLKLFSGLKPILDLGAGTGKLSQKFGKVITLDISFGMCKECRKKGLTTCCGDAEFLPFKDESFGIVFSNFALQWMDLEKGFREINRVLEYHGVALISTPVKGSLGKLLSAWKKAYREVFNEDDVLFEFPTESEIFNSFSRVRFKLLEFERKDFVALFNSPKEAVKYVNGIGAKNPFRRGRVNKRLIKRFYELFSENGKFPINYKVLFLTLKKI
- the ispG gene encoding flavodoxin-dependent (E)-4-hydroxy-3-methylbut-2-enyl-diphosphate synthase — translated: MEWIKRRKTKTVYVGNVPIGSEYKIVVQSMTNTFTEDVKATVFQIKELERVGCEIVRVAVPTKEAAKALKEIKREISIPIVADIHFDYKLALYSIENGADCIRINPGNIGEDWKVKEIIKLAKEKGISIRVGVNSGSIPKSILSKYGKPSGEALAETALNYAKFFEDNDFQNLKFSLKGSSVKTTVIANKIFASSTDYPIHIGITEAGTLLSGAVKSAVGVGILLFEGIGDTIRISLSAHPKEEVKVAYKILRSLGLRERGVEIISCPTCGRCMVDVEKIAKEVENKLEHIEVPLKVAVMGCAVNGPGEAKFADVGIAGAKDYFLLFVKGKVIDKFPQKFALDRLLEEVEKLAREKC
- a CDS encoding dihydroneopterin aldolase; its protein translation is MLKTSVFIEDLKLFVKCGVFEEERNLGLEVLIDVKVEAKDFIDYQELFGTIVDVAKGKFIYLEDFGKDIIEKIKSKWKAEKISIRISKLSVPFQNSFKRAGIEIIWEGQE
- a CDS encoding diguanylate cyclase — protein: MKIECEILQKIREHNRVSNEELKLITTIAKEELKFLVRNNIPITPENYALWFEIFCYIVKNNLKLSDVEIIKLFKAKYPTVKSVENFLVKIDPEDDRKLIHEIAKEITEEVEELLEILDEHQKSLKDKEVSMKEIKETIEDRTVKGMLSEVLDELKKIREQNDQLKKKLEESNQRIKKLSDELEKSRREASLDFLTQVANRASFDRAIIDMVKDFYEKNYPFALLMIDIDNFKKINDNYGHQVGDYVLKEVAKTIKENLRARDLVARYGGEEFAVLLPGVSFGQSVQIAERIRKGVEKKLFECKDKEIPVTVSIGVAFMREGLDENSLIEKADKALYLAKNSGKNQVKTDLDVELKE